A stretch of Arthrobacter sp. NEB 688 DNA encodes these proteins:
- the rpsT gene encoding 30S ribosomal protein S20: protein MANIKSQLKRIKTNRLATERNKAVKSEFKTAIRRFREAADTGNAEQAAEALKVASTKLDKAVSKGVIHKNQAANKKSAMAKRAASL from the coding sequence GTGGCGAACATCAAGTCCCAGCTCAAGCGCATCAAGACGAACCGTCTCGCGACCGAGCGCAACAAGGCCGTCAAGAGCGAGTTCAAGACGGCCATCCGTCGCTTCCGCGAGGCGGCCGACACCGGCAACGCCGAGCAGGCCGCCGAGGCGCTCAAGGTCGCGTCGACCAAGCTCGACAAGGCCGTGAGCAAGGGCGTCATCCACAAGAACCAGGCCGCGAACAAGAAGTCCGCGATGGCCAAGCGGGCCGCCTCGCTCTGA